Genomic DNA from Veillonella criceti:
AAACTTTGACGAACCCCTCTTTATTCGCACTACTAAAGGTGTTATATTAACAGAAACCGGCGAACTATATTACCAATATGCACTTGACAGCCTAAAACGAAAGCACGAATTTGAAGAAGCCTTAGAAAATAGAAAGCATATTATCTCAGGGCCCTTACAATTAGGCTCTTCGTCTATATTTGCCAACTATGAGTTACCTTCCATTTTGGCAGGTTTCACCAATCAATATCCTCATGTCCAACTTCATCTTCAGACGGGAATTAGTTCTCGCATCGCACAACTCTTTACCAACAATGATATTCACATAGGAATTATCCGTGGTCATCATGCCCCTACTGGCGAAAAAATATACTTAAATTCTGAACCAATCTGTCTAGTTACTTCTAAAGATTGTAATCGAGAAGCCCTGACTACAGTACCACAAATTCGCTATACTACAGATCCGTCATTATACACAATCATGGAT
This window encodes:
- a CDS encoding LysR family transcriptional regulator; amino-acid sequence: MDTLEKDWDIFLTIAQEQNITKAANKLFISQPALSYRLTQLEKNFDEPLFIRTTKGVILTETGELYYQYALDSLKRKHEFEEALENRKHIISGPLQLGSSSIFANYELPSILAGFTNQYPHVQLHLQTGISSRIAQLFTNNDIHIGIIRGHHAPTGEKIYLNSEPICLVTSKDCNREALTTVPQIRYTTDPSLYTIMDTWWNQNFDTPPNTSLYVDTMATCRRFIQKNLGWSILPYTGLEYFKDDIYIEPLYWDNGLPIERETNLYYHVRTPQRKPVQAFINYMQKYIKNKKSPKNSKHK